The Flavobacteriaceae bacterium 3519-10 genome includes a window with the following:
- a CDS encoding glycosyl transferase, group 1 family protein → MKSLLQNSENGSTISKYNTENWAPMSTEKIKLLFRHRSMEMGGVEKVLLSLLNNLDHNKFEMTVLLSLDQGELRDDFPAHVRKVVLAKGKESFDKNKLVNKAQLVARRLKLEFLRKFPQLIDRHYLKEYFDIEIAMTYNDFELVLNSSNKKSKKIGWFHSEIDHPKLHVVVPRILAQFPRFDHMVYCSEKIRDLMHHVYPDIAYPAESVIINAIPIEEIKEKAGETISDLPKSPVFTSVGRLHSRKGHHMLMDVHAELLNDGYEHSVVVIGDGEELPNLLAQQKKLKVEKTFLILGNKMNPYPYIKNADFFIMPSESEAWPLVIAEALILQKPIIATEVGDVGLMIANKKTGYLINYKKEEMYAAMKEFLTNPVLLEDINYELKNIENQFDNKKIFSDVEEIILDLAHDHKKMEDSINS, encoded by the coding sequence ATGAAATCCCTGTTGCAGAATTCAGAAAATGGGTCAACCATTTCAAAGTACAATACCGAAAACTGGGCGCCGATGTCAACTGAAAAAATAAAACTCCTTTTCCGGCACCGTTCAATGGAAATGGGCGGCGTAGAAAAAGTGCTGCTCAGCCTGCTGAATAATCTTGATCATAATAAATTTGAAATGACGGTTTTGCTGAGTCTTGATCAGGGCGAACTGCGCGATGATTTTCCCGCACACGTCAGGAAAGTTGTTCTGGCAAAAGGAAAAGAAAGCTTCGATAAAAATAAATTGGTGAATAAAGCGCAACTCGTTGCGAGAAGATTAAAGCTTGAATTTCTCCGCAAATTTCCGCAACTCATTGACAGACACTATTTAAAAGAATATTTCGATATCGAAATTGCGATGACTTACAACGATTTCGAATTGGTTCTAAATTCATCCAATAAAAAATCAAAAAAAATCGGCTGGTTTCATTCCGAAATCGATCATCCAAAATTGCATGTTGTTGTGCCGAGGATTTTGGCACAGTTTCCCCGTTTCGATCACATGGTGTACTGCTCCGAAAAAATCAGGGATTTGATGCATCATGTTTATCCAGACATCGCGTATCCTGCTGAGAGCGTGATCATCAACGCAATACCGATCGAAGAAATAAAAGAAAAAGCAGGCGAAACAATTTCTGATTTGCCCAAAAGCCCGGTTTTTACGTCGGTCGGCAGGCTGCATTCGCGTAAAGGCCACCACATGCTGATGGACGTTCATGCGGAGCTGTTGAATGACGGCTATGAACATTCAGTGGTTGTTATCGGGGACGGAGAAGAGCTTCCGAACCTTTTAGCGCAACAGAAAAAACTGAAAGTGGAGAAAACATTTCTAATTCTGGGCAACAAAATGAATCCCTATCCTTACATTAAAAACGCGGATTTTTTCATTATGCCGTCCGAATCTGAAGCCTGGCCTCTGGTGATTGCCGAAGCTCTGATTTTGCAAAAACCCATTATTGCCACCGAGGTTGGCGATGTAGGTCTGATGATCGCGAATAAAAAAACCGGTTATTTAATCAATTATAAAAAAGAGGAAATGTACGCCGCAATGAAAGAATTCCTGACGAATCCGGTTCTGCTTGAAGACATAAATTACGAACTTAAAAACATTGAAAATCAGTTCGATAACAAAAAAATATTCAGCGATGTCGAAGAAATAATTTTGGACCTGGCTCATGATCACAAAAAAATGGAGGACAGTATAAATTCATAA
- a CDS encoding exopolysaccharide biosynthesis protein, acetyltransferase — translation MVSLSKVFLRILKNKNLGALRNNPNIQTGRNMKLGDFCNFQMNPELQSVQIKSNVSLRNYISLLVGKNAELIIGENLFFNNYCSVNALHRIEIGDNTLFGEGVKIYDHNHQYTAEKIQHQQFNTAPVKIGKNCWLGSNVTVLKGVTIGDNVIIGAGVLVYKDIPANSIVKLKQELVTQSI, via the coding sequence ATGGTTTCGCTTTCAAAGGTTTTCCTAAGGATATTAAAGAATAAAAATCTGGGTGCGCTCCGCAATAACCCTAATATCCAAACCGGCAGGAATATGAAACTGGGCGATTTCTGTAATTTCCAGATGAATCCTGAGCTCCAAAGTGTCCAGATAAAAAGCAACGTAAGTCTTCGCAATTATATCAGTTTACTAGTGGGCAAAAATGCCGAACTGATCATCGGTGAAAATCTTTTCTTCAATAATTACTGCTCTGTCAATGCCCTGCATCGCATCGAAATTGGCGACAATACGCTGTTTGGTGAAGGGGTGAAAATTTACGATCACAACCATCAGTACACCGCCGAAAAAATACAACATCAGCAATTTAATACCGCACCCGTGAAAATCGGCAAAAACTGTTGGCTCGGAAGCAATGTAACGGTGCTGAAAGGAGTTACCATTGGCGACAATGTCATTATTGGCGCGGGCGTTCTGGTTTATAAAGACATCCCGGCTAACAGCATCGTAAAACTGAAGCAGGAACTGGTGACACAGTCAATTTAA
- a CDS encoding sulphate transporter has protein sequence MIKIIFQHCNLLLRSILRYTTFSKMKKAKSIYGGIKENFPSGLVVFLVALPLCLGIALASGAPPLSGIIAGIIGGLVVGYLSNSNISVSGPAAGLTAIVLTAITDLGAFELFLCAGLIAGLLQLILGFVRAGSISNYFPTNVIEGMLAGIGIIIILTQIPNAFGFTNGFETKETLFENGFNPAYFGQLASGVHMGAVIVTLVSVSILLAWDKFPVLKKIKMIPGALVAVAAGILLNYIFVVSGSSLAIGPEHLVSLPVPQTAADFTNMLVFPDLNGFLNPKVWIVGATIAIVASIETLLCIEASDRLDTHRRITDTNLELRAQGIGNLLSAAIGGLPMTSVVVRSSANASAGATSKTSTMIHGVLLLVCVLTIPFILNLIPLATLAAVLILVGYKLAKPATIMHFWHKGKYQFIPFIATVIAVVSLDLLKGVGIGLLISVFYILQGNMKRAYYLSREDLDDADDINIKLAEEVSFLNKAAIKKTLKNVRPNSKVCIDARSTSYIATDILDMIQEFANIRAKEEDIEVTLLGFKTSYREYAEDEDSHVIIAHRRAI, from the coding sequence GTGATTAAAATTATTTTTCAACACTGTAATTTACTCCTACGCAGTATTTTACGTTATACCACTTTTTCAAAAATGAAAAAAGCAAAATCTATATATGGAGGGATTAAAGAAAATTTCCCTTCCGGCCTCGTCGTCTTTCTTGTTGCACTTCCACTTTGTTTAGGGATTGCACTTGCATCCGGCGCACCGCCACTTTCCGGCATTATTGCAGGAATCATCGGCGGCCTCGTTGTGGGTTACCTCAGTAATTCCAACATCTCCGTTTCGGGACCTGCAGCCGGTCTTACGGCAATTGTACTTACGGCTATTACTGATCTTGGCGCATTTGAGCTGTTTCTGTGCGCCGGTCTGATTGCCGGATTACTTCAACTGATTCTCGGTTTTGTCCGCGCGGGAAGTATCTCGAACTATTTTCCAACCAATGTGATTGAAGGAATGCTCGCTGGCATCGGGATCATTATTATTTTAACCCAAATACCCAATGCTTTCGGGTTCACAAACGGTTTCGAGACCAAAGAAACGCTATTCGAAAACGGTTTCAATCCGGCCTATTTCGGGCAACTGGCATCGGGAGTTCACATGGGTGCGGTGATTGTCACTCTAGTTTCAGTTTCAATACTGCTTGCTTGGGACAAGTTCCCGGTTTTAAAGAAAATAAAAATGATTCCGGGAGCGCTTGTTGCAGTAGCAGCGGGCATCCTACTCAATTATATTTTCGTCGTATCCGGAAGTTCGTTAGCGATCGGGCCTGAGCATTTGGTTTCACTTCCGGTTCCGCAAACAGCGGCAGACTTTACGAATATGCTGGTTTTCCCGGATCTGAACGGTTTTCTAAATCCAAAAGTGTGGATCGTCGGTGCAACAATCGCGATTGTGGCATCTATTGAAACGCTTCTTTGTATTGAAGCTTCAGACCGTCTCGATACGCACCGCCGGATTACAGACACCAATCTTGAACTCCGTGCGCAGGGCATCGGAAACCTGCTTTCCGCTGCGATTGGCGGCCTTCCGATGACTTCGGTTGTGGTGAGGAGTTCTGCAAATGCAAGTGCGGGAGCTACCTCCAAAACCTCGACGATGATTCATGGTGTGCTGCTTTTGGTCTGCGTACTTACAATTCCGTTTATTTTGAATTTAATTCCGCTAGCCACGCTAGCCGCGGTTCTGATTCTGGTAGGTTATAAACTCGCGAAACCCGCTACAATCATGCATTTCTGGCACAAAGGGAAATATCAGTTCATCCCTTTTATTGCGACTGTAATTGCTGTTGTATCACTTGATTTGCTCAAAGGTGTTGGAATCGGATTGCTGATTTCAGTTTTCTATATCCTTCAGGGAAACATGAAACGGGCGTATTATCTGAGTCGCGAAGATTTGGATGATGCCGATGATATTAACATTAAACTGGCCGAGGAAGTTTCATTTCTGAATAAAGCAGCCATCAAGAAAACACTTAAAAATGTAAGACCAAACTCAAAAGTGTGTATTGATGCACGCTCAACGTCCTACATCGCGACCGACATTCTGGATATGATCCAGGAATTCGCCAACATCAGAGCGAAAGAAGAAGATATTGAAGTTACACTGCTCGGTTTCAAAACATCTTACCGCGAATACGCAGAAGACGAAGATTCGCACGTAATCATCGCACACAGAAGAGCAATATAA
- a CDS encoding putative glycosyltransferase, producing MQQPRMNLLPIVFTCDDHYFKYAAVVISSIIHNSSRNTKYEINIVSEYISDENQSLAQKMVQSKSNISIQFHAIKIENPEVFHLNSYMSLSTYYRFFIFDLLKDYDRVLYLDSDLIVDNDISFFADIDFENKPAICCPSIYVQNSLKNNTDHKFTREYFTQILKMSDVDEYFNAGVILFNIKLIRAQGIDRKFFEAIKNIKDPVYQDQDILNSVLRNNGGAKLISNEYNHTKTMKFSLKRIFLNALKNKFGKKRNNWFTIYHYVGKVKPWQNFNPDSALFLYYAYKTPFVREILKSNRLKLSSSLKIQLMVLSRF from the coding sequence TTGCAACAACCCAGAATGAATCTACTTCCCATCGTTTTTACATGCGACGATCACTATTTTAAATATGCTGCTGTCGTAATCAGTTCAATCATTCACAACAGCAGCCGCAACACAAAATATGAGATCAATATTGTATCGGAATATATTTCAGACGAAAATCAATCGCTGGCGCAGAAAATGGTGCAATCTAAAAGCAACATTTCGATACAGTTTCATGCAATAAAAATCGAAAATCCGGAAGTATTCCACCTGAATTCGTATATGTCCTTAAGCACCTATTACCGCTTTTTCATCTTCGATTTGCTTAAAGATTACGATCGCGTTCTCTATCTGGACAGCGACCTTATTGTTGACAATGACATTTCATTCTTTGCCGACATTGATTTTGAAAATAAACCCGCAATCTGCTGTCCCAGCATTTATGTTCAAAATTCACTTAAAAATAACACTGACCATAAATTCACCCGCGAATATTTCACGCAGATTTTAAAGATGTCTGATGTTGATGAATATTTTAATGCAGGTGTTATCCTATTCAATATCAAACTTATACGTGCGCAAGGCATCGACCGTAAGTTTTTCGAAGCGATCAAAAACATTAAAGATCCCGTTTATCAGGATCAGGATATTCTCAATTCAGTTTTGCGCAATAATGGGGGCGCGAAACTGATTTCAAATGAGTACAACCACACCAAGACAATGAAATTTTCTTTAAAAAGAATATTTCTTAATGCTCTGAAAAATAAATTCGGGAAGAAAAGAAACAACTGGTTTACCATTTACCATTATGTCGGCAAAGTGAAACCGTGGCAAAACTTTAACCCCGATTCTGCGCTCTTTCTATATTACGCGTACAAAACGCCGTTTGTAAGGGAAATTCTGAAATCAAACCGCCTCAAATTATCCAGTTCATTAAAAATACAGTTGATGGTATTGAGCAGGTTTTAG
- a CDS encoding glycosyl transferase, group 1 family protein, translated as MKKKKILIRIGSLRHGGAEKVLATFLKKIPTDKYEIDLLLNLYSGKYLSYIPDYVTVLYLNKGEMITTNRPKDLPVKTFRKLYQGFLKRFPKVLYKTVLKGKKYDIEFAAIHGMRDEILNSPLKSSKKIIWIHNDLKKTGFHNYTDSEIRKFFGFDKIMVISAKIQQDLENLATNNDDHSKIVRIYNPLDTEEILGKANEPIGNYKFSNSVKTFVSVGTVFPQKGFDRLLKAHKRLLDEGFEHRILILGDGYDFENLKKLQKELGLSETTTLLGYTDNPYPFVKAADFYLLSSRYEGFPTVLSEAVALKKKIIATDVSGVRELLADGKLGLITDNSEEGIYSGIRTALTNPQDFEMYVENLRRYEMPFNLENSVRSIMKIIDEL; from the coding sequence GTGAAAAAAAAGAAAATCCTAATCAGAATCGGTTCGCTGCGGCATGGCGGCGCGGAGAAAGTATTGGCGACTTTTCTTAAAAAAATACCAACGGATAAATATGAAATCGATCTTTTATTAAATCTTTACTCCGGCAAATACCTTTCATATATTCCTGATTATGTGACCGTTCTCTACTTGAACAAAGGCGAAATGATTACCACAAACCGCCCGAAGGATCTGCCTGTAAAAACTTTTCGGAAACTCTATCAGGGGTTTTTAAAAAGATTTCCAAAGGTTCTGTACAAAACTGTTTTAAAAGGGAAAAAATATGATATCGAATTTGCAGCGATCCATGGGATGCGTGATGAAATCCTGAATTCACCTTTGAAATCTTCAAAAAAAATAATCTGGATACATAACGATCTAAAGAAAACCGGGTTTCACAATTATACAGATTCAGAAATCAGGAAATTTTTCGGGTTCGATAAAATAATGGTGATTTCCGCGAAAATTCAGCAGGATCTTGAAAATCTAGCCACAAACAACGATGATCACAGCAAAATCGTACGTATCTACAATCCTTTGGATACTGAAGAAATTCTTGGCAAAGCAAATGAGCCCATCGGAAATTATAAATTTTCAAATTCAGTTAAAACATTTGTTTCGGTTGGTACGGTTTTCCCGCAAAAAGGCTTCGACCGTTTACTGAAAGCGCATAAAAGGCTTCTGGATGAAGGTTTCGAACACCGCATTCTTATCCTCGGCGACGGCTACGATTTTGAAAATCTTAAAAAATTACAGAAAGAACTGGGCCTTTCTGAAACCACGACCCTTTTAGGCTATACCGACAATCCGTATCCGTTTGTTAAAGCCGCCGACTTTTACCTCTTAAGTTCGCGTTATGAGGGGTTTCCCACGGTTTTGTCTGAAGCTGTTGCCCTCAAAAAGAAAATCATTGCAACTGATGTTTCAGGTGTACGTGAACTGCTTGCAGACGGAAAATTGGGTCTGATTACAGATAATAGTGAAGAGGGAATTTACAGCGGCATCAGAACGGCGCTCACTAATCCTCAGGATTTCGAAATGTATGTGGAAAATCTTAGACGGTACGAAATGCCGTTCAACCTCGAAAATTCAGTACGGTCGATCATGAAAATTATTGATGAACTTTAG
- a CDS encoding Peptidyl-tRNA hydrolase encodes MKYLIVGLGNKGDEYTETRHNVGFKVAEKIAETIEAPFKPSNFGLMAEGKYKGRKVFILKPDTYMNLSGNAVKFWLQKENIPVENLMIVTDDLSLPFGTLRMKMKGSDAGHNGLKSIQEQLQTQNYPRLRFGISAEFSEGKQVDYVLGKWSEDEKEKLPERIEKFSKACLSFVFAGIQNAMTGFNGK; translated from the coding sequence ATGAAATATCTTATAGTTGGTCTCGGCAATAAAGGAGATGAATATACTGAAACCCGGCACAATGTCGGGTTTAAAGTTGCTGAGAAAATTGCAGAAACCATTGAAGCTCCGTTTAAACCTTCCAATTTCGGCCTGATGGCTGAAGGCAAATATAAAGGCCGGAAGGTTTTTATTCTAAAGCCCGATACTTATATGAACCTTTCGGGAAACGCCGTGAAATTCTGGCTTCAGAAAGAAAATATTCCGGTCGAAAATTTAATGATTGTTACTGACGATCTTTCTTTGCCTTTTGGTACTTTAAGGATGAAAATGAAAGGCTCAGATGCCGGACATAACGGTTTGAAAAGCATTCAGGAGCAGTTGCAGACACAGAATTATCCGCGTTTGCGTTTCGGGATTTCGGCTGAATTCTCTGAAGGAAAGCAGGTAGATTATGTGCTCGGAAAATGGAGCGAAGACGAAAAAGAAAAACTTCCCGAAAGAATCGAGAAGTTTTCTAAAGCATGTCTGTCCTTTGTTTTCGCCGGAATTCAGAACGCAATGACCGGTTTTAACGGTAAATAA
- a CDS encoding Carbonic anhydrase — protein MKKSYEVIFENNRKWVESKLAEDKDFFKTLSGSQNPDYLYIGCSDSRVSAEEMMGLKPGEVFVSRNVGNLVNNLDLNVTSAIQYAVEHLKVKHIIVCGHYGCGGVRAAMTPEDLGILNPWLRNIRDVYRLHQQELDAITDEQKRYDRLVELNVLEQCINVIKMAVVQEEYLVDEYPIVHGWVFDLRTGKIIDLEIDFESTLKDIQKIYNLTNSDWVMSKKNNKNLI, from the coding sequence ATGAAAAAATCGTACGAAGTTATCTTTGAAAATAACCGAAAGTGGGTTGAAAGCAAACTTGCAGAAGACAAAGACTTCTTCAAAACACTTTCAGGCTCACAAAATCCTGATTATCTTTACATTGGATGCTCAGACAGCAGGGTTTCGGCGGAAGAAATGATGGGTTTGAAACCGGGTGAGGTTTTCGTTTCCAGAAATGTGGGGAACCTCGTAAACAACTTGGATCTCAACGTAACGTCAGCGATTCAGTATGCAGTTGAGCATTTAAAAGTAAAACATATCATCGTCTGCGGACATTATGGCTGTGGCGGTGTTCGGGCAGCGATGACTCCTGAAGATTTAGGAATCCTGAATCCCTGGCTGAGAAATATCCGCGATGTATACAGGCTTCATCAACAGGAACTGGACGCGATAACTGACGAACAGAAACGCTATGACAGACTTGTGGAACTGAACGTTCTGGAGCAGTGCATCAACGTAATAAAAATGGCTGTGGTGCAGGAAGAATATCTGGTAGATGAATATCCTATCGTTCATGGCTGGGTTTTCGACCTTCGTACAGGCAAAATAATTGATCTTGAAATAGATTTTGAGAGTACCTTAAAAGATATTCAGAAAATATACAACCTTACCAATTCCGATTGGGTGATGAGCAAGAAAAACAATAAAAACCTCATCTGA
- a CDS encoding glycosyl transferase, family 2 yields the protein MEDKKISVIMSVFNAEKYLVEALESILNQTDSHFEFIIIEDASTDGSLKILEDYQNRDPRIILIKNDVNKGAAGFIKNLNMALEKATGEFIARMDADDISDLRRFEKQTTFLEENPDVFIVGSTIEIIDEKGANLKLLSLPTDDGDIQQKMPKNISLYHPVVMWRNNRKTFYREKMIACEDYDLYFRLMTDGLKFGNIDEPLLKYRILGNSISRKDDKLIKWLFVEKARTFYHERKRKNTDSYDQFEPQNYLNILNTAYKNNITDLSFAAKTAAKYRNYDALAAVLRKAKQHFPNEKLFIFFSLYLSVSRNLFPHKKISTK from the coding sequence ATGGAAGACAAAAAAATATCGGTTATAATGTCTGTTTTCAATGCAGAGAAATATCTTGTTGAGGCATTAGAATCTATCTTAAATCAAACGGATTCTCACTTCGAGTTTATCATCATTGAAGATGCATCGACTGATGGTTCTCTAAAAATACTCGAGGATTACCAGAACCGTGATCCCAGGATTATTCTAATTAAAAATGACGTAAACAAAGGCGCAGCGGGTTTTATTAAAAATTTAAATATGGCGCTGGAGAAAGCGACCGGCGAATTCATCGCCCGAATGGACGCTGATGATATTTCAGATCTTAGGCGTTTCGAAAAGCAAACCACGTTTTTAGAAGAAAATCCTGATGTTTTTATCGTGGGAAGCACCATCGAAATCATCGACGAAAAAGGAGCAAATCTTAAACTGCTCTCGCTTCCAACCGATGATGGCGATATCCAACAGAAAATGCCGAAAAATATCTCGCTGTACCACCCTGTGGTGATGTGGAGAAACAACAGAAAAACATTCTACCGCGAAAAAATGATCGCCTGCGAAGATTACGACCTGTATTTCAGGCTGATGACAGACGGCTTGAAGTTCGGAAATATAGACGAACCACTTCTAAAATACCGAATTTTAGGGAATTCTATTTCCAGAAAAGATGATAAACTGATCAAATGGCTGTTTGTGGAAAAAGCACGCACATTCTACCACGAGCGAAAGCGAAAAAATACCGATTCCTACGATCAATTTGAACCTCAAAATTATTTAAATATTCTAAATACGGCCTACAAAAACAATATTACAGATCTTTCGTTCGCCGCGAAAACCGCGGCAAAATACCGGAACTATGATGCCTTAGCAGCCGTTCTGCGCAAGGCAAAACAGCACTTTCCTAACGAAAAACTTTTCATTTTTTTCAGTTTATATCTGAGCGTCTCCAGAAATCTGTTCCCGCACAAAAAAATCAGTACAAAGTAG
- a CDS encoding putative LPS biosynthesis related glycosyltransferase, translating to MNPLVTISVPLFKCENFLADCLESVRLQTYQNVEVILINDQTPDNSVAIAEHFISKNQLAHWKIHHLEKNSGLSVVRNKGIDTARGKYIFFLDSDDQILPDAITDLVKMCEDHGLQMAIGDTETVNLETGAITDAFSVNTSEKMIRGNRNIFRGYVNANFPTTSWNKLVETEFLRKNKLYFTKDLYAQDELHSFQLFLKLESVGCLHKKTYRYFLHKYSVIHNRDKKHFDSWATIATYFDAALKPENPEEVNILIKTYLINYKTMTLIMNWKAKKDEKLWIYSYNLYRKVPNLKLSDYFGTKYSIKTRKKALKLELPAWLAMKLFKYQYYR from the coding sequence ATGAACCCGTTAGTCACTATATCTGTTCCTCTTTTTAAATGCGAAAATTTTCTTGCGGACTGCCTGGAGTCAGTGCGCTTACAAACGTACCAAAATGTTGAAGTAATATTAATAAATGACCAGACTCCGGATAACAGTGTGGCAATTGCTGAGCATTTCATCAGTAAAAACCAGCTCGCTCACTGGAAAATTCATCACTTAGAAAAAAATTCGGGACTATCGGTTGTGCGTAACAAAGGAATTGACACCGCCCGTGGGAAATATATTTTTTTTCTTGATAGTGATGATCAGATCCTGCCGGATGCGATAACGGATTTGGTTAAGATGTGTGAAGATCACGGTCTGCAAATGGCAATAGGCGACACCGAAACAGTAAACCTTGAAACCGGAGCGATTACAGACGCATTCAGCGTGAACACATCCGAAAAGATGATCCGTGGCAACCGAAATATTTTCCGCGGATATGTAAACGCGAATTTCCCCACAACCTCATGGAATAAGCTTGTTGAAACCGAATTTCTAAGAAAAAATAAACTGTATTTCACCAAAGATCTGTACGCGCAGGACGAACTGCACAGTTTTCAGTTATTCTTAAAGCTTGAATCTGTCGGCTGTCTTCACAAAAAAACATACCGGTATTTTCTTCATAAATACTCCGTTATCCACAACCGCGACAAAAAACATTTCGACAGTTGGGCAACCATTGCAACGTACTTTGATGCAGCATTAAAACCTGAAAATCCCGAAGAGGTAAATATCCTGATTAAAACTTATCTGATTAATTACAAAACCATGACGCTGATAATGAACTGGAAAGCAAAAAAGGATGAAAAACTGTGGATCTACAGCTATAACCTTTACCGAAAAGTACCGAATCTAAAACTTAGCGATTACTTCGGAACAAAATATAGTATTAAAACCCGGAAAAAGGCACTCAAACTCGAGCTTCCGGCGTGGCTGGCCATGAAATTATTTAAATATCAATATTACAGATAG
- a CDS encoding Carbonic anhydrase has protein sequence MKAHTLETQTTTTPDKALKFLQEGNQRFVQNLKMNRNLLEQVNDTRAGQWPFAVVLSCIDSRTSAELIFDQGLGDIFSIRIAGNFVNKDILGSMEFGCNVAGSKLVVVLGHSKCGALKGGLDARSIEPAGMENLNHLISNFEGCINEILREGEERSSSNSDLLERLNVCNIKRTISDIRSQSSTLRKLEEEGSIKIVGANYCVESGVVSWL, from the coding sequence ATGAAAGCACATACATTAGAAACCCAAACCACAACCACTCCGGATAAAGCCCTGAAATTTCTGCAGGAAGGCAACCAACGTTTTGTACAGAACCTTAAAATGAACCGCAATTTATTAGAGCAGGTTAATGATACCCGCGCCGGACAATGGCCTTTCGCCGTGGTTTTAAGCTGTATTGACAGCCGCACTTCCGCGGAGCTGATTTTCGATCAGGGATTAGGAGACATTTTCAGCATCCGTATCGCCGGGAATTTTGTGAATAAAGACATCCTTGGCTCCATGGAATTTGGCTGTAATGTTGCGGGATCAAAACTTGTTGTAGTCTTAGGCCACAGCAAATGCGGCGCACTGAAAGGCGGTCTTGATGCGCGAAGTATTGAACCGGCCGGCATGGAAAATCTTAACCATCTGATCAGCAATTTTGAAGGCTGCATCAATGAGATTCTGCGCGAAGGTGAAGAACGTTCTTCCTCAAACAGCGATCTTCTCGAAAGGCTGAACGTCTGCAATATTAAACGCACCATTTCGGATATCCGCTCGCAGAGTTCAACACTCCGTAAACTCGAGGAAGAAGGCAGCATAAAGATTGTGGGCGCGAATTACTGCGTTGAAAGTGGCGTTGTAAGCTGGCTTTAA
- a CDS encoding Hexapeptide transferase family protein codes for MAMAQHSIIQKDFFRESGKIFSSAEIWAKCINPNLHFIYILRKCQSHPKKSVLGMFWRLVLRRHQIKYGFQIYPETQIGEGFYLGHWGAVVINPKTKIGKNCNIAQGVTIAQANRGKNEGVPTIGNEVWIGPNAVLVGNITIGNNVLIAPNAYVNFDVPANSVVIGNPATYTENLNATEGYINNKIG; via the coding sequence GTGGCGATGGCTCAACATTCAATTATCCAGAAAGATTTCTTCCGCGAAAGCGGGAAAATATTCTCGTCTGCGGAGATTTGGGCAAAATGCATCAATCCGAATCTGCATTTCATTTACATCTTGAGAAAGTGCCAGAGCCACCCAAAAAAATCTGTTTTAGGCATGTTCTGGCGTCTGGTTCTGCGACGCCATCAGATAAAATATGGCTTCCAGATCTATCCGGAAACGCAGATTGGTGAAGGTTTTTACCTCGGGCATTGGGGCGCAGTGGTCATCAATCCAAAAACCAAAATCGGCAAAAACTGCAATATCGCGCAAGGCGTTACTATCGCGCAGGCCAACCGCGGAAAAAACGAGGGCGTACCCACAATAGGAAATGAGGTCTGGATCGGCCCTAACGCCGTTCTGGTCGGAAATATCACTATTGGGAATAATGTGCTGATCGCGCCAAATGCGTACGTGAATTTCGACGTTCCCGCCAATTCAGTGGTGATAGGAAATCCCGCGACGTACACCGAAAACCTCAATGCAACCGAAGGATATATCAATAATAAAATCGGCTGA